The Sulfurimonas hydrogeniphila genome includes a window with the following:
- the hslV gene encoding ATP-dependent protease subunit HslV → MFDATTILAYKGQKKAVIGGDGQVTFGDSVLKGNATKIRRLHHGKILAGFAGSTADAFNLFDMFEEFLENKKGDLLKSVVEFSKAWRKDKVLRRLEAMMIVLNNEHIFILTGNGDVVEPEDGQIASIGSGGNFAISAARALKKHASLDEEELVKESLHVAADLCIYTNHNIKTLILDGEAQ, encoded by the coding sequence ATGTTTGATGCTACTACCATACTGGCCTACAAAGGTCAAAAAAAAGCCGTTATCGGCGGTGATGGTCAAGTGACCTTTGGAGACAGCGTTTTAAAGGGCAATGCAACAAAAATCCGCAGGCTGCATCACGGTAAAATTCTGGCAGGGTTTGCCGGAAGTACTGCTGATGCTTTTAATCTGTTTGATATGTTTGAAGAATTTTTAGAAAATAAAAAAGGAGATTTGCTCAAATCTGTTGTTGAGTTTTCTAAGGCTTGGAGAAAAGACAAAGTGCTGCGTCGTCTTGAGGCTATGATGATTGTTTTGAACAATGAACATATATTTATTTTGACGGGAAACGGCGATGTGGTTGAGCCGGAAGACGGACAAATCGCTTCTATAGGAAGCGGAGGCAATTTTGCCATTTCAGCTGCACGCGCATTAAAAAAGCACGCTTCATTGGACGAAGAGGAACTTGTCAAAGAGTCTTTACATGTAGCGGCAGATCTTTGTATATATACAAATCATAATATTAAAACACTCATACTCGATGGAGAAGCGCAGTGA
- the rplI gene encoding 50S ribosomal protein L9 — protein MKVLLIKDVKSLGKAGEVKEVKPGYGQNFLIKKGFAKPATPEIIAEHEAETKRKEEEEKAEIARLKKIAEKLDKLEVVITKKVGNNGHLFGAITKEEVANALKEQHDIEIDKKAITDKTAIKTIGEHDLDLKLGHGIHAKLHVDVQGE, from the coding sequence ATGAAAGTATTATTAATTAAAGATGTAAAAAGTTTGGGTAAAGCCGGTGAAGTCAAAGAGGTCAAACCAGGTTATGGTCAAAACTTTTTAATTAAAAAAGGTTTTGCCAAACCTGCAACACCTGAGATTATTGCTGAACATGAGGCAGAAACCAAAAGAAAAGAAGAAGAAGAAAAAGCTGAAATAGCAAGACTCAAGAAGATTGCAGAAAAACTTGATAAACTCGAAGTTGTCATTACAAAAAAAGTTGGCAACAACGGACACCTGTTTGGGGCTATAACCAAAGAAGAAGTCGCAAATGCACTCAAAGAACAACATGACATAGAGATAGATAAAAAAGCCATTACAGACAAAACAGCGATTAAAACAATCGGGGAACATGATTTGGATTTGAAACTCGGTCACGGAATTCATGCAAAACTCCATGTAGATGTTCAGGGAGAGTAA
- a CDS encoding ferredoxin-thioredoxin reductase catalytic domain-containing protein, protein MSIIKIDMNSPEFQAELEKTIKFTDKVNAQFGWVYNPQEEVNEGVQMGLARNKMMYKKRFCPCFMVEEVDGKPKSVDDRICPCKPAIEKEIPEGGVCHCGIFCTPEFAEKKRIELGMEEAAHSHSRGLTKEECEILVNKDELDGDELVSLLEARELKMVDFKLVDVREYMEWQMGHIKGADKLVPTSSFFQTWEETNYGKNENIILYCHVGSRSAHVARILTDNGYTKIGNLTNGIVAYPGEIER, encoded by the coding sequence ATGAGTATAATAAAAATTGATATGAATTCACCGGAATTTCAGGCGGAACTTGAAAAAACAATCAAATTTACAGACAAGGTCAATGCACAGTTCGGTTGGGTATACAACCCGCAAGAAGAAGTGAACGAAGGCGTACAGATGGGCCTTGCACGAAACAAGATGATGTACAAAAAAAGATTTTGTCCCTGTTTTATGGTTGAAGAAGTTGACGGAAAGCCAAAATCGGTTGATGACAGAATCTGTCCTTGTAAACCTGCCATTGAAAAAGAAATTCCGGAGGGTGGCGTCTGTCACTGTGGAATTTTCTGTACTCCTGAATTTGCCGAGAAAAAGCGTATTGAACTCGGTATGGAAGAGGCCGCACACAGCCATTCCAGAGGACTGACAAAAGAGGAGTGCGAAATACTTGTGAACAAAGACGAACTTGACGGTGATGAACTTGTATCCCTTTTAGAAGCACGTGAACTGAAAATGGTTGATTTTAAGCTTGTAGATGTACGCGAATATATGGAATGGCAGATGGGGCACATTAAAGGTGCAGACAAACTGGTACCGACAAGTTCATTTTTTCAAACATGGGAAGAAACAAACTACGGTAAAAATGAAAATATCATACTCTACTGTCATGTAGGAAGCCGTTCTGCTCATGTTGCAAGAATTCTTACAGACAACGGTTATACAAAAATCGGAAACTTGACAAATGGTATTGTTGCCTATCCAGGTGAAATAGAAAGATAA